In one Geotoga petraea genomic region, the following are encoded:
- a CDS encoding pseudouridine synthase — MRLDKFLSNAKIGTRSQVKKLINKGKVKVNGSIIKKTSYKITKKDEVFYNDERIIPYHNIYIMLNKPKNYVSATDDKFHSIATDLIDHPYKNDLSIAGRLDIDTTGLILLSNDGDFIHKVISPENKIFKKYIVEYKGNITEDKINKLIEGIDLGDFITKPSKVKKLSDNFLQIEICEGKFHQIKRMIDYIDLELVNLHRKSIGDLSLDVDIGEWRLLDNQDIEKIFMK; from the coding sequence ATGAGATTGGATAAATTTTTATCAAATGCAAAAATTGGAACAAGAAGCCAAGTTAAAAAATTAATCAACAAAGGAAAAGTAAAAGTTAATGGCAGTATTATTAAAAAAACTTCTTATAAAATAACTAAGAAGGATGAAGTTTTTTATAATGATGAAAGAATTATTCCTTATCATAATATATATATAATGTTGAATAAACCAAAAAACTATGTCTCAGCTACAGATGATAAATTTCATTCTATAGCAACAGATTTGATTGATCATCCTTATAAAAATGACCTTTCAATTGCTGGTAGACTTGATATAGATACAACTGGTTTAATTTTATTGTCAAATGATGGAGACTTTATACACAAAGTCATCTCACCAGAAAACAAAATTTTTAAAAAATATATAGTCGAATACAAAGGAAATATAACAGAAGACAAGATCAATAAACTAATTGAAGGAATTGACTTAGGAGACTTTATCACCAAACCTTCTAAGGTAAAAAAATTAAGCGATAATTTTTTACAAATAGAAATTTGTGAAGGCAAGTTTCATCAAATTAAAAGAATGATTGATTATATTGATTTAGAACTTGTAAATTTACACAGAAAAAGCATTGGTGATTTATCATTAGACGTTGATATTGGGGAATGGAGACTTCTAGACAATCAAGATATCGAAAAGATTTTTATGAAGTAA
- a CDS encoding ABC transporter ATP-binding protein, which translates to MNAIELNNLSKKFGNFYAVKDVDLTIKEGEIFGLLGPNGAGKSTIMKMISTLLKPTLGTIKINGNFINKNLYKVKKSISLVSDYNVLEDDLTPTENLKMFAEISNIKNYKDTLDDLMKDFGLNIYKNKLTKHLSSGNKQKLNIARALIKKPSILLLDEPTNAIDVETSRFIREYIIENNKKYNTTIIISSHYIWEVEQICNSIGVIVDGKIAFKDNTENIYDKFQKLMSIYEILIPKDKFEDIVKYLEGFKDEILSFKTISTKKIIVELKNNDFVFPDYVEKRKITPNLEDVYSYIVKKDKKL; encoded by the coding sequence ATGAATGCAATAGAATTAAATAATTTATCCAAAAAATTTGGTAATTTTTATGCTGTTAAAGATGTTGACTTGACGATAAAAGAAGGAGAAATATTCGGTCTTCTTGGGCCTAATGGTGCTGGAAAATCTACTATTATGAAAATGATATCAACTTTGTTAAAACCTACTTTGGGTACCATAAAAATTAACGGTAACTTTATTAACAAAAACCTTTATAAAGTAAAAAAGTCCATATCATTGGTATCTGATTACAATGTTTTAGAAGATGATTTAACTCCAACTGAAAACTTAAAAATGTTTGCAGAAATTTCTAATATTAAAAATTATAAAGATACTTTAGACGATTTGATGAAAGATTTTGGACTTAATATTTATAAAAACAAGTTAACCAAACATCTTTCGTCTGGAAACAAACAAAAACTCAATATCGCCAGAGCTCTAATAAAAAAACCAAGCATATTGTTATTGGACGAACCTACAAATGCCATTGATGTAGAAACCAGTAGGTTTATTAGAGAATATATAATTGAAAACAACAAAAAATACAATACCACAATTATAATATCTTCACATTATATTTGGGAAGTAGAACAAATTTGCAATTCTATAGGAGTAATAGTTGATGGCAAAATAGCTTTTAAAGATAATACAGAAAATATATACGACAAATTTCAAAAATTAATGTCTATTTATGAAATTTTAATCCCAAAAGATAAATTTGAAGATATAGTTAAATATCTTGAAGGATTTAAAGATGAAATTTTATCTTTCAAAACTATATCAACTAAAAAAATTATCGTTGAATTAAAGAATAATGATTTTGTTTTTCCTGATTATGTTGAAAAGAGAAAAATAACACCTAATTTAGAAGATGTTTATTCTTATATAGTAAAAAAAGATAAGAAATTATGA
- the smpB gene encoding SsrA-binding protein SmpB encodes MMKIIVNNKKARHDYFIEETYQAGIELLGSEVKSIKDGRINLKDSYAKIKKNEIFLYNVNIAPYKQSAMFNHEPERPRKLLLHKNEIIKINQKIKQDKCTIIPLKVYVDDRGLIKVDIAIAKGKKKFDKRETIAKRDFDRKMRKVKKYDRL; translated from the coding sequence ATAATGAAAATAATTGTAAATAATAAAAAAGCAAGGCATGATTATTTTATAGAAGAAACTTATCAAGCTGGAATAGAGTTATTGGGATCAGAAGTAAAGTCCATTAAAGATGGAAGGATAAACCTCAAAGATTCTTATGCAAAAATAAAAAAAAATGAAATATTTCTATATAATGTAAACATTGCACCTTATAAGCAATCTGCAATGTTTAACCACGAACCTGAGAGACCACGAAAATTATTATTACATAAGAATGAAATTATAAAAATTAATCAAAAAATAAAGCAAGATAAATGTACAATTATACCTTTAAAGGTTTATGTAGATGATAGAGGTTTAATTAAAGTCGATATAGCTATAGCAAAAGGTAAGAAAAAATTTGATAAAAGAGAAACCATTGCAAAAAGAGACTTTGATAGAAAAATGAGAAAAGTCAAAAAATATGATAGGTTGTAA
- the disA gene encoding DNA integrity scanning diadenylate cyclase DisA — protein MTDEGFNRIMDFLAPGKPLRKGIDRIIEANLGALIFLASKPEQYLENGIIQLGFNLNSDFLPEKVYELAKMDGAIVLNSEANKILFANVQLNPDKNIASSQTGMRHRTAEKISNQTDDLTIAVSKRRNSVSVFYKKKKHELLPEGIIFERLNQEITIAQRYKQSFFNQIEYLNNEESRKTVSLSDVAEILSKGLLTIKITQGVDKYLSELGEISGSVKLEYEEILRSIPKFVGAIIMDYHIEDLKYQKSEDSIEIFKDIKLDDLVNLYTISRMLGYEVSSDDELEERNIVPRGYRILYSTKLPPVAVKNVVENFKNLPNLMEASFEDLTNVTGIGKRRAEIILGALNRKKKENDFEEKEVNKQ, from the coding sequence ATGACTGATGAGGGCTTCAATAGGATTATGGACTTCTTAGCTCCTGGAAAACCGCTAAGAAAAGGTATTGATAGAATTATAGAGGCAAATTTAGGGGCTTTAATTTTTTTAGCGTCTAAGCCTGAACAATATTTAGAAAATGGTATTATTCAGTTGGGCTTCAATTTAAATTCTGACTTTTTACCTGAAAAAGTGTATGAATTAGCAAAGATGGATGGTGCAATCGTCCTCAATAGTGAGGCTAATAAAATTCTCTTTGCTAACGTACAACTTAATCCCGACAAAAATATAGCCAGTTCTCAGACTGGAATGAGACATAGAACTGCAGAAAAAATTTCAAATCAAACTGATGATTTAACCATAGCTGTTTCAAAAAGAAGAAATTCTGTTTCAGTTTTTTATAAGAAGAAGAAACACGAATTATTACCTGAAGGGATAATTTTTGAAAGGTTAAATCAAGAAATAACAATTGCTCAAAGGTATAAACAGTCTTTTTTTAACCAAATTGAATATTTAAATAACGAAGAATCAAGAAAGACCGTTTCTTTATCTGACGTTGCAGAAATTTTATCTAAAGGTTTGTTGACAATAAAAATTACACAAGGTGTTGACAAATATTTAAGTGAATTAGGAGAAATATCAGGAAGTGTAAAACTTGAATATGAAGAAATATTAAGATCTATTCCAAAATTTGTTGGGGCAATTATAATGGATTATCATATTGAGGACTTGAAATATCAAAAATCTGAAGATTCAATAGAAATATTCAAAGATATAAAATTAGATGATTTGGTAAATCTCTATACTATATCAAGAATGCTTGGATATGAGGTCTCTTCTGATGATGAACTTGAAGAAAGGAACATTGTCCCAAGGGGATACAGAATTTTATATTCAACAAAATTACCCCCTGTGGCAGTTAAAAATGTCGTTGAAAACTTTAAGAATTTACCAAATCTTATGGAGGCATCCTTTGAAGATCTAACAAATGTAACTGGAATAGGTAAAAGAAGAGCTGAAATAATTTTAGGAGCTCTCAATAGGAAGAAAAAAGAGAACGATTTTGAAGAAAAAGAGGTGAACAAACAATAA
- a CDS encoding ATPase domain-containing protein, giving the protein MSKKKAKQKYYVCNECGYESDKWFAKCPICNEMGSAVEFTADINYMDSSNDDEINSNEITYLDSKIEEPERLKIKSIQINKALNDGLVKGAVYLLSGEPGIGKSTLVSQLSDSENSVVYISAEESKSQVMQRFKRLGINNKNIGLIFSNSLEGIFKSISKLKEKPEILIFDSIQTIKSDDVDSNPGSVLQVKESTRKIVEYSKRTETSSLLIGHVTKEGNVAGPKLLEHVVDCVISFELEKTSGLRMFRVNKNRYGPTDEIVLMEMTERGLYPINDLTNYFLSDYSNEPGNTLSIIKEGNKLIPIEIQSLVSKPVYGSPRRVSSGISIDKVFMITAVLSKKLKLPVESKDIFLNTSGGFRISDSSIDSAIAFTIISSLFEQTLDKSTIFIGEIGLDGKIRNTSHIEKRVEMAKKIGIENICISKRAKINGKNIIKLDNISDIVKMFKGGQYYD; this is encoded by the coding sequence TTGAGCAAGAAAAAAGCAAAACAAAAATATTATGTTTGTAACGAATGCGGATATGAATCAGATAAATGGTTTGCTAAATGTCCAATATGTAATGAAATGGGATCCGCGGTGGAATTCACCGCGGATATTAATTATATGGATTCTTCAAATGATGATGAAATTAATAGTAATGAAATAACTTATTTAGATTCTAAAATTGAGGAACCTGAAAGATTAAAAATAAAATCAATTCAAATTAACAAAGCTCTCAACGATGGTTTAGTTAAAGGTGCTGTTTACTTACTGAGTGGTGAGCCTGGTATAGGTAAAAGCACATTGGTTTCTCAACTTTCTGATTCGGAAAACAGTGTTGTATATATTTCTGCTGAAGAATCAAAAAGTCAGGTAATGCAAAGGTTTAAAAGATTAGGAATAAACAACAAAAATATTGGTTTGATTTTTTCAAATTCACTGGAAGGCATTTTCAAGTCTATTTCTAAATTAAAAGAAAAACCCGAAATTCTTATTTTTGATTCTATACAGACTATTAAAAGCGATGACGTAGATTCTAACCCTGGAAGTGTTTTACAAGTAAAGGAAAGTACAAGAAAAATTGTAGAATATTCTAAACGAACTGAAACTTCATCACTTTTGATAGGTCATGTCACAAAAGAAGGTAATGTAGCAGGGCCAAAGTTGTTGGAACATGTTGTCGACTGTGTAATTTCTTTTGAACTTGAAAAAACTTCTGGGTTAAGAATGTTTAGAGTTAATAAAAATAGATATGGTCCAACTGACGAGATTGTTTTGATGGAAATGACTGAAAGAGGGCTTTATCCAATAAACGATTTAACCAATTATTTTTTATCAGATTATTCCAATGAGCCAGGAAATACATTGTCAATAATAAAAGAAGGTAACAAATTAATACCAATTGAAATTCAATCTTTAGTATCAAAACCCGTTTATGGATCTCCAAGAAGGGTGAGTTCTGGAATTAGCATTGATAAAGTATTTATGATTACAGCTGTATTATCTAAAAAATTAAAACTCCCTGTTGAATCAAAAGATATTTTTTTGAATACATCTGGAGGATTTAGAATATCCGATAGTTCCATAGATTCTGCTATTGCATTTACAATAATTTCATCTCTTTTTGAACAAACTTTAGATAAATCAACTATTTTTATAGGTGAAATAGGACTAGATGGAAAAATAAGGAACACTTCTCATATTGAAAAAAGAGTTGAAATGGCTAAAAAAATAGGAATAGAAAATATTTGCATATCTAAGAGAGCAAAAATAAATGGTAAGAACATAATTAAACTCGATAATATTTCAGATATTGTTAAAATGTTTAAAGGGGGACAATATTATGACTGA